A stretch of Aerococcus urinaehominis DNA encodes these proteins:
- a CDS encoding endonuclease MutS2, with translation MNPKIFATLEFNRIQADLAKHTSTQLGKRLALKLAPMTDPSLVQAAWQDISEWDILAQNGHRLPISQLADIKPATDRLDRQASLNGEELGQIMQVLDLTNQLVKFFADIEEASELVPQLYKLSQELLTLSAINRQLKQSISPTGEVFDSASKELREIRQSISREERQIRQKLDDYTKSKSSYLSDQLVTIRNGRFVLPVKAEYKRAVGGVIHDQSASGQTLYIEPPAVVEANSRLQNLYNDEQYEIMQIFMALSAALAPYTKELKTNNQVLAQFDFIKAKYLYGKAIKANRPKLAGKEENFALYQAVHPYLDAKTAVANDIVLDADQQMLLITGPNTGGKTITLKTVGLLHLMGQSGLYITAQAGSKINIFKEIFADIGDEQSIEQNLSTFSGHMTNVISILNQADQDSLVLVDELGSGTDPQEGAALAMAILDRFAAHEVTVLATTHYPELKLYAYDHDQVTNASMVFDEISLRPTYQLLIGVPGRSNAFDISARLGLDPDIVAQARSQVDQDARNLNDMLLDLEDQRQDYENKEKMINQRLNKADRLLHDLKVAHQAMQDDKDKYMDRARQEAKEYVDQKKSEADRLMAEIRAWQTELGNQGQHIKEHQLIDQRKAFETLSPEARQLKSNKVLRKAKRNKEKVDQIQVGDQVKVIPYGQTGEVVEARDDNQFIVQMGILKMELPASDLEKIASPDKGPAPKAQVQRSKSKGVSTQLDLRGERYEAALNRLDQFIDAALLANHPRVTIVHGHGTGALREGVQKYLRKHPRVKSFEFAPYNQGGNGATIAHFVDKDSGQAE, from the coding sequence TTGAACCCTAAAATTTTCGCGACCTTAGAATTTAATCGTATTCAGGCCGATTTGGCTAAACACACATCGACACAATTAGGTAAACGCCTAGCTTTAAAATTAGCACCGATGACTGATCCTAGTCTAGTACAAGCAGCCTGGCAGGATATCTCCGAATGGGATATTTTGGCCCAGAATGGTCACCGGCTGCCCATATCACAGCTAGCCGATATTAAGCCAGCGACAGACCGGCTAGACCGTCAGGCTAGTCTAAATGGCGAAGAGTTAGGTCAAATTATGCAGGTCTTAGATCTTACCAACCAGCTGGTAAAATTTTTTGCTGATATTGAGGAGGCTAGCGAACTAGTACCTCAGCTATATAAGCTCAGCCAAGAGCTTTTGACTTTGTCTGCCATTAATCGCCAACTAAAACAGTCAATTTCACCAACTGGGGAGGTTTTTGATTCGGCTTCCAAAGAGTTACGTGAAATCCGCCAATCGATTAGCCGAGAAGAGCGGCAGATTCGGCAAAAATTAGATGATTATACAAAATCCAAGTCTTCTTATTTAAGTGATCAACTAGTGACTATTCGGAATGGTCGTTTTGTATTGCCTGTGAAAGCTGAATATAAGCGGGCAGTTGGCGGTGTTATCCATGACCAGTCAGCGTCTGGTCAAACACTATATATTGAGCCACCAGCGGTTGTTGAAGCTAATTCACGCTTACAAAACTTATACAATGATGAGCAGTATGAAATTATGCAAATTTTTATGGCCCTTTCTGCTGCTTTAGCGCCTTATACCAAAGAATTGAAGACCAATAACCAAGTATTGGCCCAGTTTGATTTTATTAAGGCCAAATATCTGTATGGCAAAGCGATTAAGGCTAACCGCCCTAAATTAGCTGGTAAGGAGGAAAATTTTGCCCTTTACCAGGCTGTTCATCCCTATCTAGATGCTAAAACAGCAGTAGCTAATGATATTGTACTAGATGCTGACCAGCAGATGCTTTTGATTACCGGCCCTAATACTGGGGGTAAGACCATCACCTTGAAAACAGTAGGCCTCCTTCATCTAATGGGGCAATCGGGTTTATATATTACTGCTCAGGCAGGGTCAAAAATCAATATTTTTAAAGAAATTTTCGCTGACATTGGTGATGAACAGTCTATTGAGCAAAATTTATCGACCTTCTCGGGACATATGACTAATGTGATTTCAATTCTCAACCAGGCTGACCAGGATAGCTTGGTTCTAGTTGATGAGTTAGGTTCGGGAACTGATCCCCAGGAAGGGGCCGCATTAGCCATGGCCATTTTAGACCGCTTTGCAGCTCATGAGGTAACTGTCTTAGCTACGACCCATTATCCAGAGCTTAAGCTTTATGCTTATGATCACGACCAAGTGACCAATGCTTCCATGGTTTTTGATGAAATTAGTCTAAGACCAACTTATCAACTCCTAATCGGCGTGCCGGGGCGGTCTAATGCCTTTGATATTTCGGCTCGTTTAGGTTTAGATCCTGATATAGTAGCCCAAGCACGCAGTCAAGTAGACCAGGATGCGCGTAATTTAAATGACATGCTTCTAGATTTGGAAGACCAACGTCAGGACTATGAAAATAAGGAAAAAATGATTAATCAGCGACTTAATAAGGCTGACCGCCTCCTGCATGACCTGAAAGTTGCCCATCAAGCTATGCAAGATGATAAGGACAAGTATATGGACCGGGCCCGGCAAGAGGCCAAAGAATATGTGGACCAGAAAAAATCAGAGGCTGATCGCTTAATGGCTGAGATTCGTGCCTGGCAAACTGAACTTGGTAACCAGGGACAACATATTAAAGAGCACCAACTGATTGACCAGCGCAAGGCATTTGAAACACTTAGTCCAGAAGCGCGCCAACTGAAGTCTAATAAGGTTCTAAGAAAAGCCAAACGTAATAAGGAAAAAGTTGATCAAATTCAAGTTGGTGACCAGGTCAAAGTTATCCCTTATGGTCAAACTGGTGAAGTGGTTGAAGCACGTGATGATAATCAATTTATTGTCCAGATGGGTATATTGAAGATGGAACTGCCTGCTAGCGATTTGGAGAAAATTGCTAGCCCAGATAAGGGGCCAGCTCCTAAAGCTCAAGTTCAACGCTCTAAGTCGAAAGGTGTATCGACCCAGTTGGACTTACGCGGCGAGCGTTATGAGGCAGCTTTAAATCGTTTAGATCAATTCATAGATGCTGCTCTGCTAGCAAATCATCCCCGGGTGACAATCGTTCATGGCCATGGTACTGGCGCCTTGAGAGAGGGTGTGCAGAAATATCTGCGTAAACATCCAAGAGTCAAATCATTTGAATTTGCGCCCTATAACCAGGGGGGTAACGGTGCCACAATTGCCCATTTTGTGGATAAAGACTCCGGTCAAGCAGAATAG
- the zapA gene encoding cell division protein ZapA translates to MAELDVRRFPTKIGNRHFVIKASKSNEHMQAVSDAVNDRLQKIGRQNTALKTDERALLLAVNLMSDLIEAQDELTQLRRDNNVLLNKHENRDREFKQLEEMLANNTRENDQLQANLKALNADQERMQDQMNILLQAIAMKEDQVQAEQMTSQDIQKDSSEPGQDTNDQKSQINQSDQLTGHSQDNRSRASKNTQGPIAVDQSNHVNRKYHINQGLNPNFDMDTLIKANGSPRSHLQQTPRD, encoded by the coding sequence ATGGCAGAATTAGATGTAAGGCGTTTTCCAACTAAAATTGGTAACCGCCACTTTGTGATTAAAGCAAGTAAATCCAATGAACATATGCAGGCCGTTTCTGACGCTGTAAATGACCGTCTACAGAAAATCGGCCGACAAAATACAGCCCTAAAGACTGACGAAAGGGCCTTACTTCTAGCGGTTAATTTGATGTCTGATTTAATTGAAGCTCAGGATGAGTTAACTCAGTTAAGACGAGATAATAATGTGCTGCTTAACAAACACGAAAATCGAGACCGAGAATTCAAGCAGTTAGAAGAAATGTTAGCTAACAATACGCGAGAAAACGACCAACTTCAAGCCAATCTTAAGGCGCTCAATGCTGACCAGGAGCGCATGCAGGATCAAATGAATATCCTGTTGCAAGCGATTGCCATGAAAGAAGACCAAGTTCAAGCTGAGCAAATGACGAGCCAAGACATACAAAAGGATAGTTCCGAACCTGGTCAGGATACTAATGATCAGAAGTCACAAATAAATCAATCAGACCAGCTGACTGGTCACTCCCAAGATAATAGGTCTAGGGCGTCAAAGAATACCCAAGGCCCAATCGCGGTTGACCAATCGAATCATGTAAATAGGAAGTATCATATTAATCAAGGTTTAAATCCAAATTTTGATATGGATACTTTAATAAAAGCAAACGGTAGTCCGCGCAGCCATTTACAACAGACACCGCGCGACTAG
- a CDS encoding carbon starvation protein A, producing the protein MITFIGGIALLLVGYFLYGSYIEKNFQIEPDRKTPAEVLRDGFDFVPMNKATNSLIELLNIAGTGPIFGPIMGALYGPVAYIWIVVGCIFAGAVHDYMIGMISLRNNGAHLPELAERYLGKSVKHVVNIFAMLLLMLVSTVFVVTPASLIADLTPGWLSVPVAIILIFIYYLISTILPIDKAMGKVYPWFGAALILSTVGIGAMMIFTQGGNLPNLTAATLQSFHPNGTPIFPALFFTISCGAISGFHATQAPMVSRTITDEREGRFTFYGMMIAEGVIAMIWAAASMALFDGQTLADMIAEGTPSVVVNAVSYSLLGSVIGTVAILGVIVLPISSGLSGFRSLRGIVADYLHIKQDNLRKILMVTIPLFIISYILTQVNFDILWRYFNWANQVTAVISLMVSTRYLYLKGRNYLVTLIPGSFMLYAVMVYILSEPIGFRMGLTTITYILGAVLSAIVLAVFLYTGKQQRDKLSPDAKLINDQLPIEVLAQM; encoded by the coding sequence ATGATCACATTTATTGGGGGTATCGCCCTCTTATTAGTTGGTTACTTTTTATATGGGTCCTATATTGAAAAAAACTTTCAAATTGAACCTGACCGCAAAACCCCGGCCGAGGTTTTAAGAGATGGTTTTGATTTTGTACCCATGAATAAAGCAACTAATAGTCTGATTGAATTATTGAATATTGCGGGGACTGGCCCAATTTTTGGTCCGATTATGGGTGCCTTATATGGACCGGTTGCCTATATTTGGATTGTGGTGGGCTGTATTTTTGCCGGAGCTGTCCATGACTATATGATTGGTATGATTTCACTGCGTAATAATGGCGCCCACTTGCCTGAATTGGCTGAGCGCTATTTGGGTAAATCAGTGAAACATGTGGTTAATATCTTTGCCATGTTACTGTTAATGTTGGTTTCTACTGTTTTTGTGGTAACACCTGCTTCATTAATTGCTGATTTAACACCTGGTTGGTTAAGTGTGCCGGTAGCTATCATTTTAATTTTTATCTATTACTTAATTTCAACGATTTTACCAATTGATAAGGCCATGGGTAAAGTTTATCCTTGGTTTGGGGCAGCATTGATTCTTTCAACTGTAGGTATTGGGGCAATGATGATTTTTACTCAAGGTGGCAATCTGCCAAATCTGACTGCTGCAACACTGCAAAGCTTCCATCCTAACGGCACCCCAATCTTCCCAGCTCTCTTCTTTACAATTTCATGTGGCGCTATTTCTGGTTTCCATGCTACCCAAGCGCCAATGGTTTCACGGACCATTACAGATGAGCGTGAAGGTCGGTTTACCTTCTATGGTATGATGATTGCTGAAGGTGTCATTGCCATGATTTGGGCGGCTGCTTCTATGGCTCTATTTGATGGCCAAACTTTGGCTGATATGATTGCTGAGGGGACCCCATCAGTGGTAGTTAATGCAGTATCTTATAGCTTGCTAGGTTCTGTTATTGGTACAGTTGCCATTCTTGGGGTTATTGTTTTACCAATTTCTTCAGGGTTATCTGGTTTCCGTAGTTTACGTGGTATTGTCGCTGATTATCTTCACATTAAACAAGATAATCTACGTAAAATTTTAATGGTAACGATTCCACTTTTCATTATTTCTTACATCTTAACGCAGGTAAACTTTGATATCCTATGGCGTTACTTTAACTGGGCCAACCAGGTAACGGCTGTTATTTCTCTCATGGTTTCAACCCGCTACTTATATCTTAAAGGACGTAATTACTTAGTAACTTTGATTCCAGGTAGCTTTATGCTATATGCTGTCATGGTGTATATTTTAAGTGAACCAATCGGCTTCCGGATGGGTCTGACCACGATAACCTATATCCTAGGCGCTGTCCTATCAGCTATCGTATTAGCCGTCTTCCTCTATACAGGTAAACAGCAACGTGATAAGTTATCTCCTGATGCTAAGTTAATTAACGACCAATTACCAATTGAAGTATTAGCACAAATGTAG